In Bacillota bacterium, the following are encoded in one genomic region:
- a CDS encoding phosphate ABC transporter substrate-binding protein: protein MSRLAAALVLAAALALAVSGCGGGGATQPEEKGKVLKGTITAVGSTAMQPLVERAAHRFMQAHPEVQISVQGGGSGTGLSQVAAGACDIGNSDVFAEEKEGIDASQLVDHKVCVVGMAAVVNPGVTVDNLTRQQLIDIFTGRITNWKEVGGPDVKVVVVNRPKGSGSRATFKKYALGGAEEVQSIEEDSSGAVRRIIRDTPGAIGYLALSYLDGSVKVISLDGVAPTKENIVTGRYPVWAYQHMYTKGQPSGVTKAFIEYMLSAEVQTTLVPEMGYIPVTEMKVERDWKGNVTPR, encoded by the coding sequence ATGTCGCGCCTGGCGGCCGCTCTGGTGCTGGCGGCGGCCCTGGCCCTCGCGGTGTCGGGTTGTGGCGGCGGAGGGGCCACGCAGCCCGAGGAGAAGGGAAAAGTGCTGAAGGGCACCATCACCGCAGTGGGCTCCACGGCCATGCAGCCCCTGGTGGAGAGGGCGGCTCATAGGTTCATGCAGGCTCATCCCGAGGTGCAAATAAGCGTGCAGGGCGGGGGCAGTGGCACCGGCCTTTCTCAGGTGGCGGCAGGAGCATGCGACATCGGGAATTCCGACGTGTTTGCCGAGGAGAAGGAGGGCATCGATGCCTCCCAGTTGGTGGATCACAAGGTGTGCGTGGTGGGGATGGCGGCGGTGGTCAATCCCGGTGTGACGGTGGACAACCTCACCCGGCAGCAATTGATCGACATCTTCACCGGCAGGATCACCAACTGGAAGGAAGTGGGCGGGCCCGACGTCAAAGTGGTGGTGGTTAACCGACCCAAGGGTTCGGGCAGCCGGGCTACCTTCAAGAAGTACGCACTGGGCGGGGCCGAGGAAGTTCAGAGTATTGAGGAAGATTCCTCCGGTGCGGTGCGCCGGATCATCAGGGATACCCCGGGCGCCATCGGGTACCTGGCCCTCTCGTACCTGGATGGCAGCGTCAAGGTCATCAGCCTGGACGGGGTAGCTCCCACCAAGGAAAACATCGTGACGGGGAGATACCCGGTCTGGGCCTACCAGCACATGTACACTAAGGGACAGCCCTCCGGGGTGACGAAGGCCTTCATCGAGTACATGTTGTCTGCCGAGGTGCAGACCACGCTGGTGCCGGAGATGGGTTACATCCCGGTCACCGAGATGAAGGTGGAGCGCGACTGGAAGGGTAACGTCACGCCCAGGTAG
- the pstB gene encoding phosphate ABC transporter ATP-binding protein PstB encodes MRAIDLSVWYGNIQALKKVNLGIMANRVTALIGPSGCGKSTFLRSLNRMNDLVESARTKGQVFLDGHDIYAPGTDVVGLRKRVGMVFQRPNPFPMSVYENVAYGPRIHGVKDRKTLDQIVERSLQAAALWDEVKDRLFRSALGLSGGQQQRLVIARVLAVEPEVILMDEPASALDPISTGKLEDLIEQLKSRYTIVIVTHNMQQAARISDFTGFFLMGELVEYGPTDRIFTAPRDKRTEDYITGRFG; translated from the coding sequence ATCAGGGCCATCGACCTTTCCGTGTGGTACGGCAATATCCAGGCTTTGAAGAAAGTAAACCTGGGAATCATGGCCAACCGGGTGACCGCCCTCATCGGACCATCGGGGTGCGGGAAATCGACGTTCCTCCGTTCCCTCAACCGTATGAACGACCTGGTGGAATCCGCCCGAACGAAGGGCCAGGTATTCCTGGACGGGCACGACATCTATGCGCCCGGCACCGACGTGGTGGGCCTGCGCAAGCGGGTGGGGATGGTATTTCAGCGCCCCAACCCGTTTCCCATGTCGGTATATGAGAACGTGGCATATGGCCCTCGGATCCACGGGGTGAAGGACCGGAAAACACTGGACCAGATCGTGGAGCGCAGCCTCCAGGCAGCCGCCCTGTGGGACGAAGTCAAAGACAGGCTGTTCCGTTCCGCGCTGGGCCTGTCGGGCGGGCAGCAGCAACGCCTGGTGATCGCCAGGGTGCTGGCAGTGGAGCCGGAAGTCATCCTGATGGACGAGCCTGCCTCGGCCCTGGACCCCATCTCGACCGGCAAACTGGAAGACCTGATCGAGCAGTTGAAGAGCCGGTACACCATCGTCATCGTCACCCACAACATGCAGCAGGCCGCCCGTATATCCGATTTCACGGGCTTCTTCCTCATGGGGGAGCTGGTGGAGTACGGGCCCACGGATCGCATCTTCACCGCCCCCCGGGACAAGCGCACCGAGGATTACATCACCGGCCGCTTCGGCTAA
- a CDS encoding ATP-binding protein — MAVRSLAGRAALVYTLLIVVFLGGAGWYLTAAAERFALESLTDQLSGQAGAVATAVLPYLEGDRHPAALRGLVAQMAATIGARVTIVDAAGNVLADSHHDPDTMENHAHRPEIRRAMTGGWGSAIRTSQTLGERMLYVAVPVGDPARPAGVARVAWSLARVDRWLGGLRRTFLLGTLVSLALAVGASVAVARWLSRPLLELGARARAMADGDMDGRLYLREPQEVAEIGSALNELASRLQGTISELEQQRRELAALLEQMVDGVVVVGRGGQPVRSNAAARRLLGAGLAAPGVRVTEVVPQPEVRRALEACLGGQREEVILQHGDLLLRLVMTPVEEGALILVQDLTAVRRLETMRRDFVANLSHEIRTPLAVIKALAETLERTSDPEEARPFLLQLGGQVDRLALLTRRLMELARLESGNPELNLQDCHLGEIARSTVDSLAPMARLKGISVDLDVPADLPRVRGDPDLLRELLGNLLDNALKFTSAGGQVRISARPRDGRVLVQVRDTGRGIPAADLPRIFERFYKGQGRPGAGTGLGLAICKHIVLVHGGEIWAESEPGKGSTFSFTLPLRGPTERD, encoded by the coding sequence ATGGCGGTGCGGTCGCTGGCGGGCAGGGCAGCCCTGGTATACACCTTGCTGATAGTGGTGTTCCTGGGCGGTGCGGGCTGGTACCTGACCGCGGCGGCGGAGAGATTTGCGTTGGAAAGCCTCACGGATCAGTTGTCGGGGCAGGCGGGCGCCGTAGCCACGGCCGTCCTGCCTTACCTGGAGGGCGACCGCCATCCTGCGGCCCTGCGCGGCTTGGTTGCCCAGATGGCGGCCACCATCGGGGCGCGGGTGACCATCGTGGACGCCGCGGGAAATGTGCTGGCGGATTCCCACCACGATCCTGACACGATGGAGAACCACGCCCACCGGCCGGAGATCCGCCGGGCCATGACAGGAGGGTGGGGATCGGCCATCCGCACGAGCCAAACCCTGGGGGAGCGCATGCTGTACGTGGCGGTCCCGGTCGGTGACCCGGCGCGACCGGCAGGGGTGGCCCGGGTGGCCTGGTCCCTGGCCCGGGTGGACCGCTGGCTGGGAGGACTGCGCCGGACGTTCTTGCTGGGCACGCTGGTCTCGCTGGCCCTGGCGGTGGGAGCCTCGGTGGCGGTGGCACGGTGGCTGAGCCGACCGCTGCTCGAACTGGGAGCGCGGGCGCGGGCCATGGCCGATGGCGACATGGACGGCCGGCTGTACCTGCGGGAGCCGCAGGAAGTGGCCGAAATCGGCTCTGCCCTGAACGAACTGGCTTCCCGCCTGCAGGGGACCATATCGGAACTGGAGCAGCAGCGCCGGGAACTGGCGGCGCTGCTGGAGCAAATGGTGGACGGAGTGGTGGTGGTCGGCCGGGGGGGGCAGCCGGTGCGCAGCAACGCAGCGGCGCGCCGGCTCCTGGGTGCGGGCCTGGCTGCCCCCGGGGTACGGGTAACCGAGGTGGTACCCCAACCCGAGGTGCGCAGGGCCCTGGAAGCCTGCCTGGGCGGGCAGCGGGAGGAAGTGATCCTGCAGCACGGCGACCTGCTCCTGCGCCTGGTCATGACCCCGGTGGAGGAGGGTGCCCTCATCCTGGTACAGGACCTCACCGCCGTGCGGCGCCTGGAGACCATGCGGCGGGACTTCGTGGCCAACCTCTCCCACGAGATCCGCACGCCCCTCGCGGTAATAAAGGCCCTGGCGGAGACGCTGGAGCGCACCTCGGACCCCGAGGAGGCGCGTCCCTTCCTGTTGCAGCTGGGAGGGCAGGTGGATCGCCTTGCCCTCCTCACGCGGCGCCTGATGGAACTGGCGCGCCTGGAGTCGGGGAATCCCGAACTCAACTTGCAGGATTGCCATCTGGGTGAAATTGCCCGTTCCACGGTCGATAGCCTGGCACCCATGGCTCGGCTGAAGGGGATATCCGTGGATCTGGACGTACCTGCGGACCTACCCCGCGTGCGGGGGGACCCCGACCTCCTGCGGGAGCTGCTGGGGAACCTCCTGGACAACGCCCTCAAGTTTACCTCGGCCGGCGGCCAGGTGAGGATTTCTGCCCGCCCCCGCGATGGGCGGGTGCTGGTGCAGGTGCGGGATACCGGCAGGGGAATCCCGGCGGCCGACCTTCCCCGGATTTTCGAGCGGTTTTACAAAGGCCAGGGGCGTCCGGGCGCGGGTACGGGCCTGGGTTTGGCCATATGCAAGCACATCGTGCTGGTCCACGGCGGCGAAATCTGGGCAGAAAGCGAGCCTGGGAAGGGCTCCACCTTCTCGTTCACCCTTCCCCTCCGGGGTCCGACTGAACGGGATTAG